In Janthinobacterium sp. 67, a genomic segment contains:
- a CDS encoding PhzF family phenazine biosynthesis protein translates to MIVHLLKCFGAAPGGGNAALVVENDHGSETARQQFARERNVSACVFLDRQADGGIVLDYFYPHTRSPLCLHATLAAAHVLLTALGAPAALTVTTAMRGQALRLLRRAENLFIGLAQQPAPAVMVEKYVPSELMGQHMHLLSPPVVASVGSPKLLLEVADSTILRALRPNLELIADWSALHKVNGCYAYCRTGENTYEGRNFNHLDPALEDSATGVAAGALSAHRQQSLHLHQGHVTQQPCLIEVQYSPAEILVGGMVQRST, encoded by the coding sequence ATGATCGTCCACTTATTAAAATGTTTCGGCGCCGCACCCGGTGGCGGCAATGCGGCGCTGGTCGTGGAAAATGACCATGGCAGCGAAACGGCGCGCCAGCAATTCGCCCGCGAGCGCAATGTGAGTGCCTGCGTCTTCCTCGACCGGCAAGCGGACGGCGGCATCGTGCTCGACTATTTTTACCCGCACACGCGCAGTCCCCTGTGCCTGCACGCCACCCTGGCCGCCGCGCACGTGCTGCTGACGGCGCTTGGCGCCCCGGCAGCCTTGACGGTCACCACGGCCATGCGCGGGCAAGCCTTGCGGCTGCTGCGCCGCGCAGAAAATTTATTCATTGGCCTGGCACAGCAGCCGGCGCCGGCCGTCATGGTGGAAAAATATGTGCCGTCGGAACTGATGGGCCAGCACATGCACTTGCTGTCGCCGCCCGTGGTCGCCTCCGTCGGCAGCCCGAAGCTGCTGCTGGAAGTGGCCGACAGCACCATCCTGCGCGCGCTGCGGCCGAACCTGGAACTGATCGCCGACTGGAGCGCCTTGCACAAGGTTAACGGCTGCTATGCGTATTGCCGCACGGGCGAGAACACATACGAGGGACGCAATTTCAACCACCTCGACCCGGCACTGGAAGACAGCGCCACGGGCGTGGCGGCGGGCGCGCTGTCAGCGCACAGGCAACAGTCGCTGCATCTGCATCAGGGCCACGTGACGCAGCAGCCGTGTCTGATCGAAGTGCAATACAGCCCTGCGGAAATCCTGGTGGGCGGCATGGTGCAGCGCAGCACCTGA
- a CDS encoding TonB-dependent receptor plug domain-containing protein, giving the protein MALESSHNTTWRYCVPTLTTLRKAVLISLYGSAALAAFSPAAMAQSNDPAATEGPVQTVSVVGSRRVASSATDTMVPVDIIPISKVAEQGGQFDLAQSLQYISPSFNSTRQTGADGADLIDSAALRGLGSDQTLVLVNGKRRHTTALVNLFGARNRGNTGTDMNAIPLLAIKNVQVLRDGAAAQYGSDAIAGVIDIELKKSLGCEAVAGYSQYSAGDGKNYMTSAYCGIALGDKGTLAITGEYLDRGRSNRADSDSMRIIGDTKSKNKTLYVNGDYATSGTGKLYFTAGTQTRDASSAAFGRGGIGSDDIPSRNSAAMYPDGFVPFINGKIDDQYATIGHRSQIGEWHADFSQTYGYNKMRYDISHTLNASIANRDLMNGGKGISASNFDAGGFSFQQLTSNADFSRYYDTVMSGMNVAFGAEYRSEEYKIMAGEAASYIDADGVGVGGNAGSQGFPGFQPGDATKARRHSIAAYGDVELDWTERLKTQAALRYEKFSDFGSTVTGKLAASYKVAPNVLLRGSASTGFRAPSLQQVYFSSTFTDFIGGVPTDVVLAPNGGTVANAAGIPKLKEEKSTSFTLGTTWTPTQAISVTADLYNIKIKDRIVLSGRFNADNYPDLAARLALLGVGEAQFFVNSIDTRTRGLDLTASHKGELAGNRLTTFLALNLSKTEVTKVKTPASLTGFEDVLLSERERLFIEQGGPRSKATLGFDYVTGKLESDLRIIYFGPQTLGTFSGTAAGVPNAHYAAKTSADLSFTYSINKNTKLTFGGNNIFNVKPTTQNADETDNGFKYDSVQFGLNGASYFGRLWVKF; this is encoded by the coding sequence ATGGCACTAGAATCAAGTCACAATACCACTTGGAGATACTGCGTGCCGACCCTCACCACCTTGCGTAAAGCAGTCCTCATCAGCCTGTACGGCAGCGCCGCCCTGGCCGCCTTCAGTCCCGCCGCCATGGCGCAGAGCAACGATCCTGCGGCCACGGAAGGGCCCGTGCAAACGGTCAGCGTGGTCGGCTCGCGCCGCGTCGCCAGTTCCGCCACCGATACCATGGTGCCGGTCGATATCATTCCCATTTCCAAGGTAGCCGAGCAAGGCGGCCAATTCGACCTGGCGCAATCGTTGCAATACATCTCGCCTTCGTTCAATTCCACGCGCCAGACGGGCGCCGACGGGGCCGACCTGATCGATTCGGCCGCCCTGCGCGGCCTCGGCTCCGACCAGACCCTCGTACTGGTCAATGGCAAGCGGCGCCACACGACGGCGCTCGTCAACCTGTTCGGCGCGCGCAACCGCGGCAATACAGGCACGGACATGAATGCGATTCCCTTGTTGGCGATCAAGAACGTGCAAGTGCTGCGCGATGGCGCCGCCGCCCAGTACGGCTCGGACGCCATTGCCGGCGTGATCGACATCGAACTGAAGAAAAGCCTGGGTTGCGAAGCGGTGGCCGGCTACAGCCAGTATTCCGCAGGCGACGGCAAGAATTACATGACCTCCGCCTACTGCGGCATCGCGCTGGGCGACAAGGGCACGCTCGCCATCACGGGCGAATACCTGGACCGGGGCCGCTCGAACCGCGCCGATTCCGACAGCATGCGCATCATCGGCGACACCAAGTCCAAGAACAAAACCCTTTACGTCAATGGCGACTACGCCACCAGCGGCACGGGCAAGCTGTACTTCACGGCCGGCACGCAGACGCGCGACGCCTCGAGCGCCGCGTTTGGCCGGGGCGGCATCGGCAGCGACGACATTCCGTCGCGCAATTCGGCGGCCATGTACCCGGACGGTTTCGTGCCTTTCATTAACGGCAAGATCGACGACCAGTACGCCACCATCGGCCACCGCAGCCAGATCGGCGAATGGCATGCGGATTTCTCGCAAACCTATGGCTACAACAAGATGCGCTACGACATCAGCCATACCCTGAATGCCTCGATCGCCAACCGCGATCTGATGAACGGCGGCAAGGGCATCAGCGCCAGCAACTTTGACGCGGGCGGCTTTTCGTTCCAGCAGCTGACCAGCAACGCCGACTTCAGCCGCTACTACGACACGGTAATGAGCGGCATGAACGTCGCTTTCGGCGCCGAATACCGCAGCGAGGAATACAAGATCATGGCCGGTGAAGCGGCTTCCTACATCGACGCCGACGGCGTGGGCGTGGGCGGCAATGCGGGCAGCCAGGGCTTTCCCGGCTTCCAGCCCGGCGACGCCACCAAGGCCCGGCGCCACAGCATCGCCGCGTATGGCGACGTGGAACTGGACTGGACGGAACGCCTGAAAACCCAGGCCGCCCTGCGCTATGAAAAATTCAGCGACTTCGGCTCCACCGTGACGGGCAAGCTGGCCGCCAGCTATAAAGTGGCGCCGAACGTGCTGCTGCGCGGCTCGGCCAGCACGGGTTTCCGCGCGCCATCGTTGCAGCAAGTATATTTCTCGTCCACCTTTACCGACTTCATCGGCGGCGTGCCCACCGACGTGGTGCTGGCGCCGAACGGCGGCACCGTCGCCAACGCGGCCGGTATTCCCAAATTGAAAGAGGAAAAATCCACCAGTTTTACCTTGGGCACCACCTGGACGCCCACGCAAGCCATTTCCGTGACGGCCGACTTGTACAACATCAAGATCAAGGACCGCATCGTGCTGTCGGGCCGCTTCAATGCCGACAATTACCCTGACCTGGCCGCGCGCCTGGCCCTGCTGGGCGTGGGCGAGGCGCAATTCTTCGTCAACTCCATCGACACGCGCACGCGCGGCCTGGACCTGACGGCGTCGCACAAGGGCGAACTGGCAGGCAACCGCCTGACCACCTTCCTGGCCTTGAACTTGAGCAAGACGGAAGTGACGAAAGTCAAGACGCCCGCCTCGCTGACGGGCTTCGAGGATGTCCTGTTGTCCGAGCGCGAACGCCTGTTCATCGAACAGGGCGGCCCCCGTTCGAAAGCCACCCTGGGCTTCGACTACGTCACGGGCAAGCTGGAATCGGACTTGCGCATCATCTACTTTGGCCCGCAAACCCTGGGTACCTTCAGCGGCACGGCCGCCGGCGTGCCCAACGCCCATTACGCGGCCAAGACCTCGGCCGACTTGAGCTTTACCTACAGCATCAACAAAAATACCAAGCTGACCTTTGGCGGCAACAACATCTTCAACGTCAAGCCGACCACGCAAAACGCGGATGAAACGGACAACGGCTTCAAATACGACAGCGTGCAGTTCGGCCTGAACGGCGCCTCGTATTTCGGACGGCTGTGGGTGAAGTTCTGA
- a CDS encoding GNAT family N-acetyltransferase: MNDVIAEQEVIALYKANHWSSAEKPRELMAALRNSHSLVTARADGKLIGIGNAISDGHLVVYFPHMLVDPMAQGQGVGRKMMAAMLERYAGFHQQMLTADGRAIAFYESVGFVRAGKTEPMWIYAGEEH; this comes from the coding sequence ATGAATGATGTGATCGCTGAGCAAGAAGTGATAGCCCTCTACAAGGCCAATCACTGGTCGTCCGCGGAAAAACCCAGGGAGTTGATGGCCGCGCTGCGCAATTCCCACAGCCTGGTGACGGCCCGTGCCGATGGCAAATTGATTGGCATCGGCAATGCCATTTCCGATGGCCATCTGGTTGTCTACTTTCCGCATATGCTTGTCGATCCCATGGCGCAAGGCCAGGGCGTCGGCAGAAAGATGATGGCGGCCATGCTGGAAAGATACGCGGGGTTTCACCAGCAAATGCTGACGGCGGACGGCAGGGCCATCGCGTTCTACGAATCCGTGGGTTTCGTGCGCGCCGGGAAAACAGAGCCCATGTGGATCTATGCGGGCGAGGAGCATTGA
- a CDS encoding histidine phosphatase family protein has protein sequence MRITLMRHGEPQLAKGGWIAPMQMAQWIDLYNQSLIKEGGIPAECPVAAFSASTIVASTAPRACSTARALGDFPFTQEAIFTEAELPFALWKAPWLPPPAWAAIFRLLWLCGYARGSDSLTITRQRARAAAGRLVALAAKGPVLLVGHGIMNRLIGKELQALGWLARNRQGSRYWSMGVYEL, from the coding sequence ATGCGAATAACATTGATGCGTCACGGCGAGCCGCAACTCGCCAAGGGTGGCTGGATAGCGCCCATGCAAATGGCACAGTGGATTGATCTCTACAATCAATCGCTGATCAAGGAAGGCGGCATCCCTGCGGAGTGCCCCGTGGCAGCGTTTTCCGCGTCGACCATCGTGGCCAGTACGGCGCCCAGGGCATGCTCGACGGCCAGGGCGCTGGGCGATTTCCCCTTTACGCAAGAGGCGATTTTCACGGAAGCGGAGCTTCCCTTTGCCCTCTGGAAAGCGCCCTGGCTGCCGCCTCCAGCCTGGGCAGCGATTTTTCGCCTGCTCTGGCTTTGCGGTTATGCGCGCGGGTCGGACTCGCTGACGATCACCCGGCAGCGTGCCAGGGCTGCCGCCGGGCGGCTTGTTGCGCTGGCCGCCAAAGGGCCTGTGCTGCTGGTCGGGCATGGCATCATGAATCGTTTGATCGGCAAGGAACTGCAGGCATTGGGCTGGCTTGCCCGCAACAGGCAAGGCAGCCGCTACTGGAGCATGGGTGTGTATGAGCTGTGA
- a CDS encoding OsmC domain/YcaO domain-containing protein — protein MEIKVNFLDKLRLEAKFDDFTVIADQPIRYKGDGSAPGPFDYFLASSALCAAYFVKLYCDTRNISTENIRLSQNNIVDPENRYQQIFKIQVELPADISAKDRQGILRSIDRCTVKKVVQTGPEFVIEEVENLDADAQALLALNPAPGANTYIVGKDLPLEQTIANMSGLLAGLGIKIEIASWRNIIPNVWSLHIRDAHSPMCFTNGKGATKESALASALGEYIERLSNNHFYAGSFWGEDIANAPFVHYPNERWFKPGRKDALPKEILDEYCLDIYNPDGELRGSHLIDTNSGNAERGICSLPYVRHSDGEIVYFPSNLIENLYVSNGMSAGNTLVEAQVQCLSEIFERAVKREILEGEIALPDVPQAVLAKYPGIVAGIAGLEEQGFPVLVKDASLGGVYPVMCVTLMNPRTGGVFASFGAHPSLEVALERSLTELLQGRSFEGLNDLPQPTFASEAVTEPNNFVEHFIDSSGIVSWRFFSAKADYDFVEWDFSGHGENSNAEEAATLFGILAGMGKEVYTAVYDQLGATACRILVPGYSEVYPVEDLIWDNTNKALLFRADILNLHKLDDAGLEDLLDRLENSELDEYGDIATLIGIEFDENTVWGQLTTLELKLLIHLALQQFEEAKELVETFLQYNDNTLERKLFYQAMNVVLEVELDDALELDDYVVNFRRMFGNERMDAVLGSVEGSVRFFGLTPTSMQLEGLDRHQRLIDSFKKLHTARAKAAAR, from the coding sequence ATGGAAATTAAAGTCAACTTTCTCGACAAGCTGCGTCTCGAAGCCAAGTTCGACGATTTTACGGTCATCGCCGACCAGCCCATCCGCTACAAGGGCGATGGCTCGGCGCCTGGCCCGTTCGATTACTTTTTGGCATCGTCGGCCCTGTGCGCGGCCTATTTCGTGAAGTTGTATTGCGATACACGCAATATTTCCACTGAAAACATCCGCCTGTCGCAAAACAATATTGTCGATCCGGAAAACCGTTACCAGCAGATTTTCAAGATCCAGGTCGAGTTGCCGGCCGATATCTCGGCCAAGGACCGCCAGGGCATCCTGCGCTCGATCGACCGTTGCACGGTGAAAAAAGTGGTGCAGACGGGCCCCGAGTTCGTGATCGAAGAAGTCGAGAACCTGGACGCCGATGCCCAGGCCTTGCTGGCCCTGAATCCGGCCCCTGGCGCGAATACCTATATCGTGGGCAAGGATTTGCCGCTGGAACAAACCATCGCCAATATGTCGGGCCTGCTGGCGGGCCTGGGCATCAAGATTGAAATCGCCTCGTGGCGCAACATCATTCCGAACGTGTGGTCGCTGCATATCCGCGATGCGCATTCGCCCATGTGTTTCACCAACGGCAAGGGTGCGACCAAGGAAAGCGCGCTGGCGTCGGCCCTGGGCGAGTATATCGAGCGCCTCAGCAACAACCATTTCTACGCCGGGTCGTTCTGGGGCGAGGACATCGCCAACGCGCCATTCGTCCACTACCCGAACGAGCGCTGGTTCAAGCCGGGGCGCAAGGATGCGTTGCCGAAGGAAATTCTCGATGAGTATTGCCTGGACATCTACAACCCCGATGGCGAGCTGCGCGGCTCGCACCTGATCGACACCAACTCCGGCAATGCCGAGCGCGGCATCTGCTCGCTGCCGTACGTGCGCCACTCCGATGGCGAGATCGTGTATTTCCCGTCGAACCTGATCGAAAACCTGTACGTCAGCAATGGCATGAGCGCCGGCAATACCCTGGTCGAAGCGCAGGTGCAATGTCTGTCGGAAATTTTTGAGCGGGCCGTCAAGCGCGAAATCCTCGAAGGCGAAATCGCCCTGCCCGACGTGCCGCAGGCAGTGCTGGCGAAATACCCGGGCATCGTGGCCGGCATCGCCGGCCTGGAAGAGCAAGGCTTCCCCGTGCTGGTCAAGGATGCGTCGCTGGGCGGCGTGTACCCGGTGATGTGCGTCACCCTGATGAACCCGCGCACGGGCGGCGTGTTCGCCTCGTTCGGCGCGCACCCGAGCCTGGAAGTGGCGCTCGAGCGCAGCCTGACGGAATTGCTGCAGGGCCGCAGCTTTGAAGGCCTCAACGACTTGCCGCAGCCGACGTTTGCCAGCGAAGCCGTCACCGAACCGAACAACTTCGTCGAACACTTCATCGATTCGAGCGGCATCGTCTCGTGGCGCTTCTTCAGCGCGAAAGCCGACTACGATTTTGTCGAGTGGGATTTTTCCGGCCACGGCGAAAACTCGAATGCCGAGGAAGCGGCGACCCTGTTCGGCATCCTCGCCGGCATGGGCAAGGAAGTGTACACGGCCGTGTACGACCAGCTGGGCGCCACGGCCTGCCGCATCCTCGTGCCCGGTTATTCCGAGGTGTATCCAGTCGAAGATCTGATCTGGGACAACACCAACAAGGCGCTGCTGTTCCGCGCCGATATCCTGAACCTGCATAAGCTGGACGATGCCGGCCTGGAAGACTTGCTCGATCGCCTGGAAAACAGCGAGCTCGACGAGTACGGCGACATTGCCACCCTGATCGGCATCGAATTTGACGAAAACACGGTCTGGGGCCAGTTGACGACCTTGGAATTGAAGCTGCTGATCCATCTCGCCCTGCAGCAGTTCGAGGAGGCGAAGGAACTGGTGGAAACCTTCCTGCAGTACAACGACAACACGCTCGAGCGCAAGCTGTTTTACCAGGCCATGAACGTGGTGCTGGAAGTGGAGCTCGACGACGCGCTGGAACTGGACGACTACGTCGTCAATTTCCGCCGGATGTTTGGCAACGAACGCATGGACGCGGTGCTGGGCTCGGTGGAAGGCAGCGTGCGCTTCTTCGGCCTGACCCCGACCAGCATGCAGCTGGAAGGCCTCGACAGGCACCAGCGCCTGATCGACAGCTTCAAGAAACTGCACACGGCGCGGGCCAAGGCGGCGGCCCGCTAG
- a CDS encoding 2-hydroxychromene-2-carboxylate isomerase produces the protein MATLEFWFDFGSNYSYLSAMRIEALAREKKVHVIWKPFLLGVVFKALGWQTSPFILQKLKGDYTWRDMARQCEKYALPWQQPSSFPRTALLPMRVALIGADQGWIAPFARRMMAMNFAADRDIDNIEAVSEALEELGLDARAVLALALTQDNKLRLRHQTEQAQALNLFGAPSFVSAGELFWGNDRLEDALLHAAASHR, from the coding sequence ATGGCCACACTGGAATTCTGGTTCGATTTCGGCAGCAACTACAGCTACCTGAGCGCCATGCGCATCGAAGCTCTGGCGCGTGAAAAGAAGGTGCACGTGATCTGGAAACCCTTCCTGCTGGGCGTCGTCTTCAAGGCGCTGGGCTGGCAGACATCGCCCTTCATCTTGCAAAAACTCAAGGGCGACTACACGTGGCGCGACATGGCGCGCCAATGCGAAAAGTACGCGTTGCCATGGCAGCAGCCGAGTTCCTTTCCCCGCACGGCCCTGTTGCCCATGCGTGTCGCCTTGATCGGCGCGGACCAGGGCTGGATTGCGCCATTCGCGCGCCGCATGATGGCGATGAATTTTGCTGCGGACCGCGATATCGACAACATCGAGGCCGTCAGCGAAGCCTTGGAGGAGCTGGGTCTCGATGCGCGCGCCGTCCTGGCGCTGGCTTTAACACAAGACAACAAGCTGCGGCTGCGCCACCAGACCGAGCAGGCACAAGCGCTGAACCTGTTCGGCGCCCCCAGCTTCGTCAGCGCTGGGGAATTATTCTGGGGCAATGACCGGCTCGAGGATGCACTGCTGCATGCAGCAGCCAGCCACCGTTAA
- the coaD gene encoding pantetheine-phosphate adenylyltransferase, whose translation MQKIGFSGTLDPITNGHMWVIGEARSLADEVIVFLSQNPAKRPQFPAEDRKRIIEQSARECGWDNVQVVIVKGDYTARAAKKHGCDYLIRGIRTTADFDYENLIQQTNVDVLQGAKTIFVMPPRDLGSVSSSFVKALEGPVGWNWTMKKFVPGPAYQAWILDCLRKEWEALWNYATASQADIALADHWFAHLTGPQAYGGADRHYHNLDHLVHGLSEIRVWADNTYAPKRDSALVKKAFWFHDAVYSHDEDALYSSEEASAQLWLASGLDAGDNLDVAQLIRATDHFQGPGISHALKDAMLSADLAILGQDEEVYQAYTQAIGREYAHVDPVRFNEQRGLALQHLSAKAQAGQLFGDAYFADQYNERAIDNMRKEIAALAGN comes from the coding sequence ATGCAGAAGATCGGCTTTTCAGGAACCCTCGACCCCATCACCAACGGCCATATGTGGGTGATCGGCGAAGCGCGTTCGCTCGCCGACGAGGTGATCGTCTTCCTGTCGCAAAACCCCGCCAAGCGCCCCCAATTTCCCGCTGAAGACCGCAAGCGCATCATCGAGCAGAGCGCGCGCGAGTGCGGCTGGGACAATGTGCAGGTGGTCATCGTCAAGGGCGACTACACGGCGCGCGCGGCGAAAAAGCATGGCTGCGACTACCTGATACGCGGCATCCGCACGACGGCCGATTTCGACTATGAAAACCTGATCCAGCAAACCAATGTGGATGTGCTGCAGGGCGCCAAGACCATCTTCGTGATGCCGCCGCGCGACCTCGGCTCCGTCAGTTCCAGCTTCGTCAAGGCGCTGGAAGGGCCCGTCGGCTGGAACTGGACCATGAAGAAATTCGTCCCCGGCCCGGCCTACCAGGCGTGGATACTCGACTGTCTGCGCAAGGAGTGGGAAGCGCTGTGGAATTATGCCACCGCGTCGCAGGCCGACATCGCCCTGGCCGACCACTGGTTTGCGCACCTGACGGGGCCGCAGGCGTATGGCGGCGCGGACCGCCACTATCACAACCTCGACCATCTGGTGCACGGCCTGTCCGAAATCCGCGTGTGGGCCGACAATACCTATGCGCCCAAGCGCGACAGCGCGCTGGTCAAGAAGGCGTTCTGGTTCCACGACGCCGTCTACAGCCACGACGAAGACGCCCTGTATTCGAGCGAAGAGGCCAGTGCCCAGCTGTGGCTGGCCAGCGGCCTTGATGCGGGCGACAACCTCGATGTGGCGCAATTGATACGCGCCACGGACCATTTCCAGGGACCCGGCATCAGCCACGCGCTGAAGGACGCCATGCTCAGCGCCGACTTGGCCATCCTGGGGCAGGATGAAGAAGTGTATCAAGCGTATACGCAAGCCATCGGAAGAGAATACGCGCACGTGGACCCCGTGCGCTTCAACGAACAGCGGGGCCTGGCCCTGCAGCACCTGAGCGCCAAGGCGCAGGCGGGCCAGCTGTTTGGCGACGCGTATTTCGCCGACCAGTATAACGAGCGGGCGATAGACAACATGCGCAAAGAGATCGCGGCGCTGGCGGGGAATTGA
- a CDS encoding ATP-binding protein: MKVTVTHSLRGRLLWFLLAAIIMAALAQASIAYRSALYDADQIFDYHMQQMALSLRSGAPLANHAQALPADPVNNDMVVQVWTPDGVQVFRSITRAELPQRAVLGFSNVKANGTTYRIFSVQTSSQTVQIAQDMAVRKRMAGSLALRTVGPIALMAPILMLVVWWVVSGSLAPVSRVRKQVAARQADDLSPVSEAGLPDEVRPLVHELNLLFGRVKTAFDAQQHFVADAAHELRTPLAALKLQVLSLERAESQEKRSLAISRVSAGIERATRLVEQLLVLARQEASAASGDQLQAVDLNDVVKRALGDMAGIAQARKIDLGLHHMDAAKVAGQADALNIMLRNLVDNAIKYTPQGGTVDIDLRASPVGVTLSVEDSGPGIPPEERERVFSRFYRVPGTDANGSGLGLAIIKAIAERHGARLVLDKSERLGGLCVRVEFPQAVKK; the protein is encoded by the coding sequence ATGAAGGTCACGGTGACGCACTCGCTGCGCGGCCGCCTGCTGTGGTTTTTGCTGGCGGCCATCATCATGGCGGCCCTGGCGCAGGCATCGATCGCCTACCGCAGCGCCCTGTATGACGCCGACCAGATATTCGACTATCACATGCAGCAGATGGCCCTGTCGCTGCGCTCCGGCGCGCCGCTGGCCAACCATGCGCAAGCCTTGCCGGCCGACCCCGTCAACAACGACATGGTGGTGCAGGTGTGGACGCCGGACGGCGTGCAGGTGTTCCGTTCGATCACGCGCGCGGAACTGCCGCAGCGCGCCGTGCTGGGCTTTTCCAACGTGAAGGCCAACGGCACCACTTACCGCATCTTCTCCGTGCAAACCAGTTCCCAGACCGTGCAGATCGCCCAGGACATGGCCGTGCGCAAGCGCATGGCCGGCAGCCTGGCGCTGCGCACGGTCGGTCCCATCGCGCTGATGGCGCCGATATTGATGCTCGTCGTGTGGTGGGTCGTCAGCGGTTCGCTGGCGCCCGTTTCGCGCGTGCGCAAACAGGTGGCGGCGCGCCAGGCGGACGATTTGTCGCCCGTTTCGGAAGCGGGCTTGCCCGACGAGGTGCGTCCCCTCGTGCATGAGCTGAACCTGCTGTTCGGCCGCGTGAAAACGGCATTCGACGCGCAGCAGCATTTCGTCGCCGATGCCGCGCATGAATTGCGTACGCCGCTGGCGGCATTGAAGCTGCAGGTATTGAGCCTGGAGCGGGCCGAATCGCAGGAAAAGCGCAGCCTGGCCATTTCGCGCGTGAGCGCCGGCATCGAGCGGGCCACGCGCCTGGTCGAGCAGTTGCTGGTGCTGGCGCGCCAGGAAGCGAGCGCCGCCAGCGGCGACCAGTTGCAGGCGGTGGACTTGAACGACGTCGTCAAGCGCGCGCTGGGCGACATGGCCGGCATCGCGCAGGCGCGCAAGATCGACCTGGGCCTGCATCACATGGACGCGGCCAAGGTGGCGGGGCAGGCCGACGCGCTCAACATCATGCTGCGCAACCTGGTCGACAACGCCATCAAATACACGCCGCAGGGCGGCACGGTCGACATCGACCTGCGCGCCAGCCCCGTCGGCGTGACCTTGTCGGTGGAGGACAGCGGCCCCGGCATCCCGCCCGAGGAACGCGAACGTGTCTTCAGCCGCTTCTACCGCGTGCCCGGCACGGACGCCAACGGCAGCGGCCTGGGCCTGGCCATCATCAAGGCCATCGCCGAGCGCCACGGCGCGCGCCTGGTGCTGGACAAATCCGAGCGCCTGGGCGGCCTGTGCGTGCGCGTGGAATTCCCGCAAGCCGTGAAAAAATAG
- a CDS encoding response regulator, whose amino-acid sequence MRLLLVEDDTMIGEVVLDLLRAEHYAVDWVKDGDMADTALQTQTYDLVLLDLGLPRKDGLDVLRSMRLRKLDTPVLVATARDAIEQRIAGLDAGADDYVLKPYDLDELLARIRALLRRASGRPEPVFEHQGVSINPLTREVIAEGHPVNLSAREWAVLEALIARPGIVLSRAQLEEKLYSWKDEVNSNAVEVYIHGLRKKLGSDLIQNVRGLGYMVPKA is encoded by the coding sequence ATGCGCTTATTGCTGGTAGAAGACGATACGATGATCGGCGAGGTGGTGCTCGATTTGCTGCGCGCCGAGCATTACGCGGTGGACTGGGTCAAGGATGGCGACATGGCCGATACGGCCCTGCAGACGCAGACCTATGATTTGGTGCTGCTGGACCTGGGCTTGCCGCGCAAGGATGGCCTCGACGTGCTGCGCTCGATGCGCTTGCGCAAGCTCGACACGCCCGTGCTGGTGGCCACGGCGCGCGACGCCATCGAGCAGCGCATCGCCGGCCTCGACGCGGGCGCCGACGATTACGTCTTGAAACCGTATGATCTGGACGAACTGCTGGCGCGCATCCGCGCCCTGCTGCGGCGCGCCTCGGGGCGGCCGGAACCGGTCTTCGAACACCAGGGCGTCTCCATCAATCCGCTGACACGCGAGGTGATCGCCGAAGGCCATCCCGTCAACCTGTCGGCGCGCGAATGGGCCGTGCTGGAAGCATTGATCGCGCGTCCCGGCATCGTGCTGTCGCGCGCGCAGCTGGAAGAAAAACTGTACAGCTGGAAGGATGAAGTCAACAGCAATGCCGTGGAAGTGTATATCCATGGCTTGCGCAAGAAACTGGGCAGCGACTTGATCCAGAACGTGCGCGGTCTCGGCTACATGGTGCCCAAGGCATGA